The Micromonospora siamensis genome contains the following window.
AGGTGCTGGACGTGGCGCAGCCGCCGGCAGGGGGCCGGCCGTCCAACCCGACCGCCCCGTTCTTCCTCTACTGAGGCCCGGCGTGCGTGACGTCGGCGGGCTCTTCACCGACCTCACCGACCTGGTGCTGCCGACCGGCTGCGCGGGCTGCGGCGAGCGGGTGCCGGGCATCCGGCGCGGCGTCTGCCCGTCCTGCGTGGCGGAGTTGGAGTCGTTGCGTCCCGGCCCGGCACGACCCACCCCGGCCCCGCCCGGCCTGCCGCCCTGCGCCGCCCTCGGCCCGTACGCGGGGGCGTTGCGCGCGACCCTGCTGGCGTACAAGGAGCAGGGCCGGCACGGACTGGCCCGCCCGTTGGGCGGGTTGCTGGCCGAGGTGGTGGCCGCGGCGGTCGACGGCGACCGGCCGGTGCTGCTGGTCCCGGTCCCGGACACCGCGGCGGCGGCCCGCGCCCGGTACGGCGACCACCTGGCCGGGCTGGCCCGGCACGCGGCGGCGCGGCTGACCGCGGCGGGCTGGCGGGTGCGGGTGGACCGGCCGCTTCGGGCGCTGCCCCGGCCGGACTCGGTGACCCTGGACAGCGCCGGCCGGGCCGAGGCGGCGGCGGCTGCCTTCCGGCCCCGTTCGACGTGGTGGCCCGTCGGGTCGGGCCGGCGCGACGCCGCCGGTGACCCGGTGGTGGTGCTGCTCGACGACATCCTCACCACCGGTGCGACCCTGGCCGCCGCGAGCACCGTGCTGACCGCCACCGGCCGGTCACCGGCGGTGGCGGCGGTCCTCGCCGCGACCGTGAAGCGGCACCATTTGTGACCGTGCGTGTTTCCGTTTCACCCTTTGGTGTATGAGCTGTGAAAATTTTGGGGCCGCCACGACGACTGGGGGTGACTGTTGGCCGAACACGAGTTAGCGTTTTCGTGTCGGGGGTAGGAGGTCATTCCCAACCGCTCCCGGCGGTGAGAGGAGGCGTAGCCGTACGAACCGGTCGACGCCGAGCGTGGGGTCTCCCCAAGGCGTCGTGACCGGGCAACCGGATCGAACGACCGTCCGAAAAAGGGAGGTCACGTGGACATCGTGGTCAAGGGCCGAAACGTCGAAGTGCCGGACCATTACCGGGTTCATGTAGCGGAGAAACTCGCAAAGATCGAGCGCTACGATCACAAACTCATTCGGGTGGACGTGGAGTTGTTCCACGAGCGCAATCCACGCCAGTCCGACCATTGTCAGCGGGTGGAGATCACCTGCGTTTCCCGGGGCCCGGTGATCCGGGCCGAGGCCTGCACGAACGACTTCTACAGCGCGTTGGACGCCGCCATCGCCAAGCTGGACACCCGGCTGCGCCGGGCCGCCGACCGCCGGCGGGTGCACCGGGGCCGGCACGCGCCGCTGTCGGTCTCCGCCGCCACCGCCGGCCTGCCGGTCGCTGACCTCGACGGCCCCGGCCTGAACGCCCTGGCCAACGGGACGGCCACCGCGGTCGCCGAGCGGGCGGAGGAGCCGGTCGACGAGTACGAGCACCAGCCGTGGCACATCGCCCGGGCGAAGGTGCACCCGGCCGAGCCGATGACCGTCGACGACGCGCTGTTCCAGATGGAACTGGTGGGGCACGACTTCTACCTGTTCCACGACAAGGAGTCCGGACGGCCGAGCGTCGTCTACCGGCGACACGCCTACGACTACGGAATCATCTCCCTCGACGCCTGAGTTGCCGGAAGGGGCTCCTCATCGCAGGGGCCCCTTCCGACGCGGCTCAACTGGGCCGGGGGTCGGTGGCGAGCAGGCCGTAGAGCGCCGAGTCGACCCGGGTGCCGTCCGGGCCGGGCAGCCGGCCGCGCATGAGCCCCTCCGACCGGAAGCCGGCCCGTTCCAGCGCCCGCCGGGACGCGACGTTCTCGGGCCGGGTGCCGGCCCAGAGCCGGGCCAGCCCCACGCCGAACGCCCAGTTGGCGAGCAGACGGAGCACCCGACTGGTCAGGCCGCGCCCGCGCGCCTCGGGCAGCAGGCTGTAGCCGAGCATGGCCTGACCGGTGGTCGGCTCGTCGTACACCAGCGCGCAGCCGCCGGCCACCGCGCCGGTGACGGCGTCCAGGATCGCCAGGTCGGCCGAGGCGCCGGCCAGCCAGTGGCTCTCCGCCAGCAGGCAGCGCCCCTCGATCGCGGCCCGCTCCGGCGGGACGGGCGGCACCCGGTTGGCCACCACCTCCGGCAGGGTGTGCAACCGGTGCATGGCCGCCGCGTCGCCGGGGGCGAGCCGGCGCAGCGTCACCACGCCGTCGGTGAGCTGCCCGCCGGGCAGGTCGGGCAGGAGCCGCGCGGTGGGTCCGGGCGGGTCGTCGGCGAGGCGTACCCAGGCGATCAGGTCGTCGCGGCCACCGTCGCGGCCGGGGTTCGCGGCCCGGCGTACCCCCTCGTGCCGAAAACCGGCGGCCAGCGCGACCCGCTGGCTGGCCGGGTTCTCGGGGTGGGTGAGCAGCTCCAGCCGGACGGCGCCGGCGGCGAACGCGTGCCAGGCGAGGGCGCGGGTGGCGGCGGTGGCGACGCCGCGGCGCCGCGCCCAGGGCGCCACCCAGTAGCCGATCTCCGCCTGGCTGCGGGTGGGCACCGGCTGGCTGAGCCCGATCCCGCCGAGCAGCCGGTCGGTGGCCGGGTCCGCGATGGCGTACGCGGCGCCGCCGGTGGCCCAGGCCGCGGGCGCGCCCTCGGTGATCCACCACCGGGCGCCGGCCTCGGTGTACGGGTCCGGCATGCCGGAGATGAACCGTCGGGTGAGCGGGTCGGCGCAGGCCGCCGCGGTGTCCGTCGCGTCGTCGAGCCGGAACAGCCGCAGCCGTACTCCGCCCGTCTCGATCATCGCCGGTGTCACGTCAGGTCCTCGGCGAGCAGGGCGGCCAGCCAGGTGTCCACCCGGTTCCCCCGGTGGGTGAGCCCGCCGCGGGTGGTGCCCTCGAAGGTGAAGCCGGCCTTCTCGGCGACCCGCCGGGACGCGGTGTTGCCCACGTTGGCCCGCCACTCGACCCGGGCCAGGCCGAGCGTGGTGAAACCCCAGGCGGCCACCGCGGCCACGGCGGCGGGCATCCAGCCACGACCGCGGGCGTACGGGGCGGTCATGAAGCCGACGTCGGCCAGGAGCGGGTCGGTGGGTTGCAGCCGCAGGTCGATCGTGCCAGCGAAGCGGTCGTCGGGGCCGGCGATCACGAAGCAGCCGCTGGTGCCCCGCGCCCAGGTCTGCCGGACGAAGGCGAGGTATCCGTCGGCGTCGCCGCGCTGGTAGGGGTGCGGCACCGAGGTCCACCGGACGGTGTCGGGGTCCTGGCAGGTGGTCACGATGTCGTCGAGGTCCCGCTCCTCCATCGGCCGCAGCCGCAGCTCGGTGTCGCCGGCGGTGGCGAAGAGGGTGGGTTGCGGCCGGCCGAAGACGGCGGCGCGGCGGGCCTCCAGGGTGCCCGGGGCGGCGGGGCCCGGATCGTCCGGGGCGGGCACCTCACCGGGCAGCAGTGAGCCGACCCAGGCCTCCGCCCGGCCCTCCTGGGTCGGGCGGGCCAGGCGCAGCTCGCCCTGGATGCGGAAGCCCGCGCGCAGGGCCACCAGCCGGGAGGCGTGGTTGCCGAGCTCCGCCTGCCAGATCAGTCGGCTCAGCTTCAGCTCGTCGAAGGCCCAGCGGGCGACCGCCCGGGTGGCCCGGACGGTGACCCCCCGGCCGCGTGCCCACGGCGCGGTCCAGTAGCCGACCTCGCCCGAGCCGAGGCCCCGGTCGATGGAGACCAGGCCGCAGGACCCGAGCAGCTCGCCGGTGTCGGCGGCGCAGACCGCGAACGGGGCGCCGGTGCCGTCGGCCCACGCGCTCGTCGACATGCCGGTGACGAAGCCTTCGGCGTGTTCCGGCAGGTACGGTCGCGGTACGGTGGTCCAACGCTGGATGTCCGGATCCTGGCAGGCGCGGTGCACGTCGGCGGCGTCGCCGGGCCGCCACGGGCGCAGCAACAGTCCGTCCTCGGCGATCTCCACAGGCTCCATTCCGGGCATCCTGCCGGATCGTTCGCGCTGGGCGTAACCGGATATGGTGCGCCGGACACAGCGGTTGCCAGTTATGTCTGATTCACGGCCTCGGACCGCCGCCACCAGTGACCATCGCCCCGATGGAACGCCTACGATGGTTCGAGACTGTCTAGGGGAGCGTTGATCCGTGTCGATTCTGGAAAAGGTCCTCCGCGCCGGCGAGGGCCGTATGGTGCGCCGGCTCAAGGCCATCGCCAACGCCGTCAACTCGATCGAGGACGACTACGTCAACCTCACCGACGAGGAGCTGCGCGGCCTGACCGAGCAGTACCGCGAGCGGATCGCCGACGGTGAGTCCCTCGACGACCTGCTGCCGGAGGCCTTCGCCACCGTCCGCGAGGCGGCGGCCCGGGTGCTCGGCCAGCGCCCCTACGACGTCCAGGTGATGGGTGGCGCCGCCCTGCACTTCGGCAACATCGCCGAGATGAAGACCGGTGAGGGCAAGACCCTGACCTCGGTCATGGCGGTCTACCTCAACGCGCTCTCCGGCAAGGGCGTGCACGTGGTCACGGTCAACGACTACCTGGCCCAGCGCGACGCCGCCTGGATGGGCCGGGTGCACGAGTTCCTCGGGCTGACCGTCGGCGTGGTGCTGCCCAACCGACCGGCCAGCGAGCACCGCGCCGCGTACGAGTGCGACATCACCTACGGCACGAACAACGAGTTCGGCTTCGACTACCTGCGCGACAACATGGCCTGGTCGCAGGAGGAGCTGGTCCAGCGCGGCCACAACTTCGCCGTGGTCGACGAGGTCGACTCCATCCTCATCGACGAGGCCCGGACCCCGCTGATCATCTCCGGCCCGGCCGAGCACTCGGCCCGGTGGTACCAGGAGTTCGCCTCGGTGATCGCCCGGCTCCAGCCCGGCACCGACGGTGAGGGCGACTACGAGGTCGACTACGCCAAGCGCACCATCGCGGTGACCGAGCGGGGCGTCGCCAAGATCGAGGACCGGCTCGGCATCGACAACCTGTACGAGTCGGTGAACACCCCGCTCGTCGGTTACATGAACAACGCCATCAAGGCCAAGGAGCTCTACAAGCGCGACAAGGACTACATCGTCAGCGACGGCGAGGTCCTGATCGTCGACGAGTTCACCGGTCGCATCCTGCACGGGCGCCGCTACAACGAGGGCATGCACCAGGCGATCGAGGCCAAGGAGGGGGTGGAGATCAAGCAGGAGAACCAGACCCTGGCCACCATCACCCTCCAGAACTACTTCCGCCTCTACGAGAAGCTCTCCGGCATGACCGGTACGGCGCAGACCGAGGCCGGCGAGTTCAACAAGGTCTACAAGGTCGGCGTGGTCACCATCCCGACGCACCGGCCGATGGTCCGCGAGGACCGCCCCGACGTCATCTACAAGACCGAGAAGGCCAAGTTCAACGCGGTCATCGAGGACATCGCCGAGCGGCACGCCGTGGGCCAGCCGGTGCTGGTCGGCACCGTCTCGGTCGAGAACTCCGAGATCCTGTCCCAGCTGCTGCGCCGCCGCGGCATCCCGCACTCGGTGCTGAACGCGAAGTTCCACGCCAAGGAAGCGGAGATCGTCGCCCAGGCCGGGCGCAAGGGCGCCGTCACCGTCGCCACCAACATGGCCGGCCGGGGCACCGACATCCTGCTCGGCGGCAACGCCGAGTTCCTCGCCGCCAACGAGCTGCGCCAGCGCGGCCTCGACCCGGCGGAGAACGAGGAGGAGTACGCCAAGGCCATGGAGGAGGTCCTCCCCACCTGGAAGCAGGCGTGCGAGGCCGAGGCCGAGGAGGTCGCCGCCGCCGGTGGCCTCTACGTGCTGGGCACCGAGCGGCACGAGTCCCGCCGGATCGACAACCAGCTGCGCGGTCGCGCCGGCCGGCAGGGTGACCCGGGTGAGTCCCGGTTCTACCTGTCGCTCCAGGACGAGCTGATGAAGCGGTTCCGGGCCGGCGCCGTCGAGGCGGTGATGGAGCGCTTCAACATCCCGGAGGACGTGCCCATCGAGTCGAAGATGGTCACCCGCCAGATCAAGAGCGCCCAGGCCCAGATCGAGGGCCAGAACGCCGAGATCCGCAAGAACGTCCTCAAGTACGACGAGGTGCTCAACAAGCAGCGCCAGGTCATCTACGCCGAGCGCCTGCGGGTGCTCAACGGCGAGGACCTCTCCGAGCAGGTCCGCAACATGATCGACGACACGGTCGGCGCGTACGTGGTGGGCGCCACCAGCGACGGCTACGCCGAGGACTGGGACCTCGACCAGCTCTGGTCCAGCCTCAAGCAGCTCTACCCGGTCAACGTCACCGTGGAGGAGCTGGAGGAGGAGGTCGGCTCCCGGGCCGGCCTGGACCAGGACTTCCTGCTCTCCCGCCTCAAGGAGGACGCGCACGCCGCGTACGACCGGCGGGAGGAGACCCTCGGCGAGGAGGCGACCCGCCAGCTCGAGCGGATGGTGCTACTCCAGGTCATCGACCGCAAGTGGCGCGAGCACCTCTACGAGATGGACTACCTCCAGGAGGGCATCAGCCTCCGGGCGTACGCCCAGCGCGACCCGGTCATCGAGTACCAGCGCGAGGGCTTCGACATGTTCGCCACCATGATGGACGGCATCAAGGAGGAGACGGTCGGGTTCCTCTACAACCTGGAGGTGCAGGTCCAGGAGCCGGAGCCCGAGGCCGAGGAGGTGCAGCTGCTGGAGAAGCCGGTCGAGATCAAGGCCAAGGGTCTCAACCGCGCGCCGCAGCAGCAGGGCCTCCAGTACTCCGCCCCGACCATCGACGGCGAGGCCGGCGCGGGCGCGGTCGCCGTCGAGCGCCCCGAGGAGCAGGCGCCGGCGCTCGGCCTCGGCGGTCCGGCGGCGCCGGAGCGTGCCGCCGCCCCGTCGAACACGCCGCGCCGACCGGCCGGTGCGAGCGGCCAGGCGATGGCTGCGGCCGGTGCCTCCCGCCGCGCCGCCGCCCCGGGGCAGGCGGAGGCGGGCAACGGCCCGTCCCGTAACGCGCCCTGCCCGTGCGGCTCCGGCCGCAAGTACAAGCGCTGCCACGGCGCCGCCAACGGCAGCGGCGACCTCTGATCGGTGCTTCTCGTCGCCCGTGCACCGGGTGACGGCGGGACGACAAGTGGTCCACGCGACGGGCCCCGGCCGACGGCCGGGGCCCGTCGGCATGTCCCGACCCCTTGGGGTGCCCGACCCCCACGCCGGTCTGACGTGATGATCGCGCTCGATCCTGGATGTAGTGGCCTCGTAGCGATGACGAGGCCACTACATCCAGGTTGCAGCACGATCTTGCAGCCGGGCGCCCGCTGCCCGGGCGCCCGCTGCCCGGGCGCCCGCTGCCCGGGCGCCCGCTGCCCGGGCGGCCGCGCAGGGCGGCGGTCAGGGCGGGGGCGGTCAGGGCGGGGGGCGGTCGGGAAGGGGCGGCGGTCGGGGTCAGAGCACCTGGAGGGCGGTGCAGAGCCACCTGCCGCGCCGGTGCTCCAGGCGCAGCGCCATCGCCCAGCTGCGGCCGGCGGCGCTGCCCACCACGGCGGCCACCTCGATCGCGCCGGCTCGTGGCTCGCACACGCGGATCCGGCGCAGTCGTACGGACGGGCGGGTCGAGCGACGGCGGACCGGGCCGGTGCGGGCCGCGGCCCGGGTGAGTTCCTGGACGACCTCGGCGGACTTCCCGGGTTCGCTCATCGGGCGGATCTGGCCGATGGGCCGGTAGCCGTTGAGGATCTCCAGGCAGGTGGCGACGAACCGGTGACCGGCCCGGGCGGCCTCCGGGGTGGCCGTGGCGCGTACGGCAGGCGGAACCGGCGCGGTCGGGTGCCGGCCCGGACCGGCCGGGGTGGGGCGGACGTCGCGGAGCCGGCCGGCGGGGCGGGTCGGTTCGGGGCGGCCCGGGTCATGGAGGTCGAGGGTGAGCTGGAGGCCGGCCGGGGGGAGCCAGGGTTCGGCCTCGTCGTCGGTGAAGGGCGGGTCGATCGAGGGCGCGGGGCGCAGCCGGATCGGTGGGCGGGGCGACACCGGACGGCGGGAGTCGACCATCGTGAACGGCCCCAATCCTTGCGTTTGCCTTCGTTTGCCTCCGACAGGAGCCATTCTCGGGCATGCTGACGCCCCCGGTCAATGCCCGGCGGAGCCGTCGGGTCACTCCCCGTCGCGGTCGGTCAGCGGGTTGCCGCGGACCCATTCGGCCGTCTCGGCGTACTTCTGCTGGATGTACTCCTCCAGCCGGGCGCGCTCGACGCGCCACTGGCCACGGCCGCCGATCTTGATCGCGGGCAGCTCTCCGCTGCGCACCATGTGGTACACCTGCGAGTCCGACACGTTCAGCTCGGTGGCCACGTCGGAGAGCAGGAGGAACCTCGGTTCCACGAAGACTCCCGGGGTTGACGGCGTTTGCCTCAGTTTGCCACCGGCGGCCGACACTGCCCAGCAGGCCGTGCCGCGGCGATGTGGGGGACACACCGGCCGGGGAGCTGCGCTCCCGCCGGTGCGCGGTGTGTGACGATTCCGGCGTACGGCATGATCTGCGCCCGGGACCGGTGGCCGCCGGCCCGGACCGAGCAGGGGGAGACGACCGGTGACCGACGAGCTTGTCCGGGTGTACGTGCCGGCGACCGTCCCGATGCTGGCCCGGCTGCACGCCGAGGGCCTGCGCGCGAGCGAGGCGCACGCCGTGACCCGCGACCTGCGTGAGTGGTACGCCGAGGGCGACGAGGAGGAGTTGGAGTACGTCGCCTTCACCCGCGCCGCGCAGGACGCGTTGCTGCTGCTCCGGGAGGACACCTCGGCGCCCCGCCGGCGGGTGGTGGTCTCGGTGGACCTGCCCGCCGCGGCGGTCGAGCGGGCCGACGGGGTGCTCGGCTCCAGCCTGGTGCTGCTGTCGGCGCCGGTGCCCGCGGCTGCGGTGGCGGCCCTGCACGTGGACGGCGCGGAGGCGGTCGGCGACGTCACCGCGGCGGTGGACGTGGCGCGGGAGGCCCTGGCGGGTGACCCGGACGCCCAGTTCACCGTCGACTCCGCCGAGGACCACGAGCTGGAGTGGTACGACGCGTCGGAGCTGGAGCTGCTGCTGCGTACGGTCTCCTGACCGCGGCGGCGGTCAGCTGTCGGCGGGTTCCTCGTCGTGCCGGGCCGGGCCGAGGGTGCGGCCGAAGGCGATCAGCGCGGTGAGCGCCCCGACGAAGAGCACCCAGATCCCGTTGTCGATGCGGGAGGCGCCCAGCGACGTCTGGGCCACGGCGTCGGCGTCGCTCAGCGCGGCGGCCAGGTCGAGCAGCCCCTTGCCGCCGACCCGGATGATCACCTCGGCGAGCAGCAGGAGCAGCCCGGGCCCCGCCCCGGCCAGCAGGTACGCGGGCCAGCGCAGCGCCGGTGCCTGCGGGTCACGGCGGGCCGCCCGGCGGCGGGCCCAGGTCAGGTAGCCGAACGCGAGCAGCCCGGCGACCAGCCCGGCGAGCAGCGACTCGGTGCGGGACACCCACTTCGCCGCGTCGACCATGCCGGCCTGGGTGCCGTCCGCGCCGAACAGGTCGAACAGCGGGTCGCGGGCCCGGCTGAACGCCACCACGAACAGCAGGGTGCCGAGGGCGGCGGTGACGATGGCGCCGACCGGGGCGGCGGTCCGCGCCCCGGCCAGGGCGCCGCCGATGATCGCGGCGGCGGCGGCCGTACCGGCGATGGTGTTGGTGGTGGCGTTGTCCGCGTACGTCAGGTTGACCGCCACGGCGGTGCCGAGGCCGACGAGCAGGCCGGTGCCGACGGCCACCAGGAAGCGCAGGGTGGCCCGGTCGGTGCCGCGGCGGGCGAGCAGGCCGGTGGTGGCCAGCGCGACGGCCGCGCCGGCGACCAGCGCGGCGGAGATGACGCCGGGCAGCGCGAAGGCGGAGAGGCTGACCGCGGTGACCCCGGCGGCGGCCGAGCTGATCGCCTCCCGGGTCGACCAGAGCATCGCCGCCAGCCAGCCGACGGCCAGCAGCGCCAGCGCGGGCGCGCCGGGGGTACGACCGGCGCGGTGCCCGGGGGCGTCGACCTCGTCCGGATCGGTGGCGGAGTCGGCCGGCCCGGTGTCGGCGTCCTCCGGCCGGGTCACCGCGTCGGCGGCGGCCGGCCGGGTGTCCGGCTCGGCGGCCCGGTCGGTGGTGGCCGGCCGGTCCGGCTCCGCGGCCGTGGAGCTGCCGGGCTGGTTGCTCATCGTCTCCCCTTCGACACGCGGGCCCGCGGGGACGGGCACCCGCACCGGCAACCCAGCGTACGCGCCCGGCGGGCCGCCTCCCGCAGCGCCGCCGCCGCCGGAGCGGCCTGTCTTTCGTCGGTTTCCGGGCCGTTCCGCACAAGAATCGGGGCTGACGCGGTTCGGCAGGCTTTAGATCGACGGACGGGCGGGAGGGCGGGGGCGCGGCCGGTGGCCCGCTCGGCGTGGGAGAATCGCACCGAGGTCCCGCCGTCGCGCCCGA
Protein-coding sequences here:
- the hpf gene encoding ribosome hibernation-promoting factor, HPF/YfiA family, which gives rise to MDIVVKGRNVEVPDHYRVHVAEKLAKIERYDHKLIRVDVELFHERNPRQSDHCQRVEITCVSRGPVIRAEACTNDFYSALDAAIAKLDTRLRRAADRRRVHRGRHAPLSVSAATAGLPVADLDGPGLNALANGTATAVAERAEEPVDEYEHQPWHIARAKVHPAEPMTVDDALFQMELVGHDFYLFHDKESGRPSVVYRRHAYDYGIISLDA
- a CDS encoding GNAT family N-acetyltransferase, with protein sequence MEPVEIAEDGLLLRPWRPGDAADVHRACQDPDIQRWTTVPRPYLPEHAEGFVTGMSTSAWADGTGAPFAVCAADTGELLGSCGLVSIDRGLGSGEVGYWTAPWARGRGVTVRATRAVARWAFDELKLSRLIWQAELGNHASRLVALRAGFRIQGELRLARPTQEGRAEAWVGSLLPGEVPAPDDPGPAAPGTLEARRAAVFGRPQPTLFATAGDTELRLRPMEERDLDDIVTTCQDPDTVRWTSVPHPYQRGDADGYLAFVRQTWARGTSGCFVIAGPDDRFAGTIDLRLQPTDPLLADVGFMTAPYARGRGWMPAAVAAVAAWGFTTLGLARVEWRANVGNTASRRVAEKAGFTFEGTTRGGLTHRGNRVDTWLAALLAEDLT
- a CDS encoding ComF family protein, whose translation is MLPTGCAGCGERVPGIRRGVCPSCVAELESLRPGPARPTPAPPGLPPCAALGPYAGALRATLLAYKEQGRHGLARPLGGLLAEVVAAAVDGDRPVLLVPVPDTAAAARARYGDHLAGLARHAAARLTAAGWRVRVDRPLRALPRPDSVTLDSAGRAEAAAAAFRPRSTWWPVGSGRRDAAGDPVVVLLDDILTTGATLAAASTVLTATGRSPAVAAVLAATVKRHHL
- a CDS encoding helix-turn-helix transcriptional regulator, giving the protein MEPRFLLLSDVATELNVSDSQVYHMVRSGELPAIKIGGRGQWRVERARLEEYIQQKYAETAEWVRGNPLTDRDGE
- a CDS encoding GNAT family N-acetyltransferase, whose product is MTPAMIETGGVRLRLFRLDDATDTAAACADPLTRRFISGMPDPYTEAGARWWITEGAPAAWATGGAAYAIADPATDRLLGGIGLSQPVPTRSQAEIGYWVAPWARRRGVATAATRALAWHAFAAGAVRLELLTHPENPASQRVALAAGFRHEGVRRAANPGRDGGRDDLIAWVRLADDPPGPTARLLPDLPGGQLTDGVVTLRRLAPGDAAAMHRLHTLPEVVANRVPPVPPERAAIEGRCLLAESHWLAGASADLAILDAVTGAVAGGCALVYDEPTTGQAMLGYSLLPEARGRGLTSRVLRLLANWAFGVGLARLWAGTRPENVASRRALERAGFRSEGLMRGRLPGPDGTRVDSALYGLLATDPRPS
- a CDS encoding DUF6912 family protein, yielding MTDELVRVYVPATVPMLARLHAEGLRASEAHAVTRDLREWYAEGDEEELEYVAFTRAAQDALLLLREDTSAPRRRVVVSVDLPAAAVERADGVLGSSLVLLSAPVPAAAVAALHVDGAEAVGDVTAAVDVAREALAGDPDAQFTVDSAEDHELEWYDASELELLLRTVS
- the secA gene encoding preprotein translocase subunit SecA, whose product is MSILEKVLRAGEGRMVRRLKAIANAVNSIEDDYVNLTDEELRGLTEQYRERIADGESLDDLLPEAFATVREAAARVLGQRPYDVQVMGGAALHFGNIAEMKTGEGKTLTSVMAVYLNALSGKGVHVVTVNDYLAQRDAAWMGRVHEFLGLTVGVVLPNRPASEHRAAYECDITYGTNNEFGFDYLRDNMAWSQEELVQRGHNFAVVDEVDSILIDEARTPLIISGPAEHSARWYQEFASVIARLQPGTDGEGDYEVDYAKRTIAVTERGVAKIEDRLGIDNLYESVNTPLVGYMNNAIKAKELYKRDKDYIVSDGEVLIVDEFTGRILHGRRYNEGMHQAIEAKEGVEIKQENQTLATITLQNYFRLYEKLSGMTGTAQTEAGEFNKVYKVGVVTIPTHRPMVREDRPDVIYKTEKAKFNAVIEDIAERHAVGQPVLVGTVSVENSEILSQLLRRRGIPHSVLNAKFHAKEAEIVAQAGRKGAVTVATNMAGRGTDILLGGNAEFLAANELRQRGLDPAENEEEYAKAMEEVLPTWKQACEAEAEEVAAAGGLYVLGTERHESRRIDNQLRGRAGRQGDPGESRFYLSLQDELMKRFRAGAVEAVMERFNIPEDVPIESKMVTRQIKSAQAQIEGQNAEIRKNVLKYDEVLNKQRQVIYAERLRVLNGEDLSEQVRNMIDDTVGAYVVGATSDGYAEDWDLDQLWSSLKQLYPVNVTVEELEEEVGSRAGLDQDFLLSRLKEDAHAAYDRREETLGEEATRQLERMVLLQVIDRKWREHLYEMDYLQEGISLRAYAQRDPVIEYQREGFDMFATMMDGIKEETVGFLYNLEVQVQEPEPEAEEVQLLEKPVEIKAKGLNRAPQQQGLQYSAPTIDGEAGAGAVAVERPEEQAPALGLGGPAAPERAAAPSNTPRRPAGASGQAMAAAGASRRAAAPGQAEAGNGPSRNAPCPCGSGRKYKRCHGAANGSGDL
- a CDS encoding Rv3235 family protein, which gives rise to MVDSRRPVSPRPPIRLRPAPSIDPPFTDDEAEPWLPPAGLQLTLDLHDPGRPEPTRPAGRLRDVRPTPAGPGRHPTAPVPPAVRATATPEAARAGHRFVATCLEILNGYRPIGQIRPMSEPGKSAEVVQELTRAAARTGPVRRRSTRPSVRLRRIRVCEPRAGAIEVAAVVGSAAGRSWAMALRLEHRRGRWLCTALQVL